The following proteins are encoded in a genomic region of Primulina huaijiensis isolate GDHJ02 chromosome 3, ASM1229523v2, whole genome shotgun sequence:
- the LOC140973532 gene encoding uncharacterized protein: MSVAEYADTFYAMLRYAPHVAASQVAVVESFIEGLNDHLHPFVSTGKPLNYLEAVEIAKRAEVSLKRSGNRVTTQHHHSGRQQFNQSGSASLRPHGKQFKKPGSSSSSSGSSRNRGGYRYSGPYCDHCGGKHSSTQCVGVQGVCNNCGRPGHFARVCPSKTGKSAQAGSGAQSNRIPVASQFSHQPSRPSHQSRGQGGQQNQSSVHVFALTEDEAQAAPDLPSRFAASGRGSASGARG; encoded by the coding sequence ATGTCAGTTGCAGAGTATGCGgatactttttatgctatgctAAGATATGCTCCTCATGTGGCTGCAAGTCAGGTTGCGGTTGTTGAAAGTTTCATTGAAGGATTGAACGATCATCTGCACCCTTTTGTTTCTACCGGTAAGCCACTGAATTATCTTGAAGCAGTGGAAATAGCAAAAAGGGCTGAAGTTAGTCTTAAGAGGAGTGGCAATCGAGTGACTACCCAACATCATCATTCGGGAAGGCAACAGTTCAATCAATCTGGTTCTGCATCTCTTCGTCCACATGGGAAGCAGTTTAAGAAGCCTGGTTCTAGTTCTTCGAGTTCAGGGAGTTCAAGGAACCGTGGTGGATATCGTTATAGTGGACCTTACTGTGATCACTGTGGAGGCAAGCATTCTAGTACTCAGTGTGTTGGAGTTCAAGGGGTTTGTAATAACTGTGGTCGACCGGGtcattttgctagagtttgtcccaGTAAGACGGGGAAATCAGCCCAGGCAGGTAGTGGAGCTCAAAGTAATAGAATTCCAGTGGCGTCCCAGTTTTCCCATCAGCCAAGTCGCCCTTCGCATCAGAGTAGAGGGCAAGGTGGTCAACAGAATCAGTCATCTGTTCATGTATTTGCCTTGACTGAGGATGAGGCTCAGGCAGCTCCAG